The segment TCACCAAACTCATCATCAACTCCAAACATCCGGGTCACCTGTTGCAGAAAGTTTCAGGTTAGCTAATTACTGAAATTGCACAAATGAAACTAATACAGCAAATGCTTCGActtcttgaaaaaaattaacgaAAAAATCAAACGCTCATGTCGAATAAGGATAATAATAGAATCGTTGTTATCAAATTAGAACTGATACCTGACTCAATACGCCTCCAAATCTACTTTTTAAAGACATTATCTTTGAAAGTCCCTTCTCTAAGGTTGATGGAAATTGCAACAGTCGAAGAGTGTGGCCAGTTGGAGCAGTGTCGAACACAATTACAGAATAATCCATTGTTTGTACTAATCTGGAAATAAACAATTCATTAAACATGGCAATGTTAAATGAATTGACATGACATGATTATAAAGAGCTCCCAGCCCCACCCAACCCTCCAAGTATCAACCAACAAAAAGTCCTAGCAGTGGTAGCTGATGACTTAGAACAACATAAACATTTCAGACAAAACCAATACCAGTACTCAAACTTACAGTTCTAGAACTGTCATTTAAACTTCATTTGATAATCGTACATTATATATCAAGATTGTATGGATCATAAATTGATGTTTGAAAGATCAAGAAAATGGTTCTTACTTCAGCATCTCTGCAAAGCTCATTGCCTCATCAATTCCAGGAATAGCATTAGCTAGCTCGGAAAATAAGCCATCCATCCCCTCGCCGacttcttcattttccacAGTAGGATCCACTTCCTACATACCAGCAGCATTGCCCAGAGTATGAAGCGCATAAACTCATCAACAACAATCGAAAAACACGCGTACAACAGGAAAGCAGCAAGAACAATAGCACACAGACATGATTTTAAGCATTTCTGCCACCAAATTATCCACAAAACTTGCAAAACCCTCGAATAAAGAAATCAATACCAAATCAAATTCATAAGCACATCAAGATTCAAACCAAagcaaaaatcaaaagaagggAAGCAAGAGACAAAGAACAGACCATAGCATAGAGATTGGAGAAGCCATTAACCAAGGTGGGGGCCTTGGTGAATCTCTGCTGAAAGGCATCGCTGAGATTGTGAGCGGGGTCGGTGGAGATAATCAAAACAGAGGATCTGACACGGGAGAGAAGAATCGAAAGGATGGAGCTGCAGGTGGTTTTTCCCACACCGCCTTTGCCGCCaacaaaaacccattttaGAGTCTCTTGATCCAGTAGATTCTGAACCGTACCTTCAAGTAATTCTTCTGCCATTTTTGTTGCTCCCAAaattatctctcttctctctctctgtagAAGAGAGACTGAAGTGGGCTTCCAATGTAACCACGGATTTGGGAATCGGAAGCAAAGGAATCAAGTGGGCGATCTTCAAAGGTCGCCTCTTTATCAAGAAAAGAACATACACGAGGTGTTTGGAGTCGGATTCGAGAGAAACAAGCCCATCACCTAACTCTTTGTTTGTTAATATAGTGCAATTCCTAAATAAAAGCCGACTTTTTTTCtaggaaatgaaaattagattttgtctcgcttttttttttttttttttttttttttttttttttttttttttttttttttNTTTATATCTATGTTGAAAAAGGTCATACTTGAACTTCAAGGTGCACGTTTGATGTTTGGTATATGTTTGTGTGATACGAAGaagattttcataaattaGGTGACTGATGAAACACAAATCGTCGAGCTTAAtatatgaaaggaaaaacaaaaaaaaaaaaaaaaaaagaNGaacaaagttttttaaaaaacaaccaTTTTTCGTAAGGAAACATTGCATCTTGTTACGGTTAAgttttgagaataaaaaaacttattgTGTAATAAATCGTGTCTAATTATATATAACGTCCTATTGTGTTACAAACAGTTCATTATAGTTGAAGGATatatttttcctattttgctcttaaaatatttacaccgaattaaatattttaatttatattttaaaaataaaaaataaaaatctttttttttttttcatttgatcaaattatttacaaaagtaataatataaattgcATTAGGTTTATAATCCACGGCTATTTTAAACAAtgtaaaaaaacaacaaaaagttcATTTCTAGAAGTATAgaattttttccttatttacgTTTGTACAATTTTTCATAactaatagaaagaaaaaaaaaaaagagattagtAAAGAGAGTTGTAGGTAAAACATGTTGCTACAATGGCATATACACAAATAACAAGGGAAGGAAGTAAGGTAACATTCAAGAGCTTACTTTCACTAAAGTACCCCGACAACGTTATCGTGCCATCAGCGATGACTCGAGCTATAGTTCCAGCTTCGGTGGAAAGTAGGCCACCATTAAAAGTCCCACGCGAAAGTCTCGACGACATAACTCGAGAGAGAAGTGACAAGTTTACACCTGCATCAGTTGAAGACTTAGAACCATTGTTCTGACAATTTGATGATTCAAGAGACTACATTATTACCTTCAAGGATTTCAGCAGAAACAAAGGTGATTAGAGCTGAGCACACATATTGAGGTACTGAGTAAGGAATCGAAGTATGGAAGCTTAAAATTATGCCTACGCAAACCATAATTTCAGATGCAAGAAGAAGTTGCCTACAACAAAATCACACCAACTTGTGAaacttttaatcttttaatcaGATCAAAGAACAGTAAATAACAAGGTAAGGTAAATTAAAGTAAAGTAAATTCAAGTTTTGGGGTACCTTTCTTCAAATAAGTTACTGAGGTAGCTCCCCACAATGATGTTTACAGGGAGCACTGTCAAGCCAAGGCATGCGAGAAAGACTGCAACATTGGTGGTCGACCAGACAAAGTAGTAGCCAGTGATTACACTTGATTCGGCAAGTACAATCTCCATTGCATATTTTAGcataaaatatacaaatagtTGCACCTAAACCCACACAACACCATGTTCATCCAAATTTTAGTATCGTATGTAATCATTTTAGCTCAAACATTTGAACTGACTTGATACCCATATAATGGTTTCATAGCGTTCATAGGTCAAGAACATTCTTATATAAAGTCATTTCTCATATTGTCTATTCATacaatatatcaaatattagaaatattagaaagtgtaaccgcccaagcccaccgctagtagatattgtcctctatggCCAACCCTTCCGGTTtcccccttaaggtttttaaaacgcgtatattAACGAGAGATTTctgcacccttataaagaatatttcgttctccccCCAACCAACATGTCATCTCACAActcacccccttcagggcctagcgtcctcgctggcactcgttcccctctccaatcgacgtgagatctcacaatccaccccccttcggggcccaacatcctctctagcacttgttcctctctctctaattgatgtggggtatcacaatccacccacccttcgggacccaacgtcctcgctggcatatcggctggtatctggctctgttaccatttgtaagagctcaattctaccgctagcagatattgtcctatttggacttcccctcaaggtttttaaaacgtgccgactaaggagaggtttccaggTTTCCTTTTCACACCCTCCCAaacataaaatacaaaaagaagatTCTAATAAAACAATGATATTGCAACTACTATGATAAGAGCTCACCACTTCACACAAGAGCACTTTATCAAAGGATTAAAAACTCTAATGAAAATTGCATCAAAGTAAGAAGGGTAGAATGTACTAGACCTTGACAGACGGTGTAAGTAACTTATAAGCTGATATTATTGAATCGACTGGTTTGCGATTTCTTTCAGAA is part of the Cucurbita pepo subsp. pepo cultivar mu-cu-16 chromosome LG12, ASM280686v2, whole genome shotgun sequence genome and harbors:
- the LOC111806686 gene encoding ATPase ARSA2, producing MAEELLEGTVQNLLDQETLKWVFVGGKGGVGKTTCSSILSILLSRVRSSVLIISTDPAHNLSDAFQQRFTKAPTLVNGFSNLYAMEVDPTVENEEVGEGMDGLFSELANAIPGIDEAMSFAEMLKLVQTMDYSVIVFDTAPTGHTLRLLQFPSTLEKGLSKIMSLKSRFGGVLSQVTRMFGVDDEFGEDAILGRLEGMRDVIEQVNRQFKDPDLTTFVCVCIPEFLSLYETERLVQELTKFEIDTHNIIINQVIYNDEDVESKLLKARMRMQQKYLDQFYMLYDDFHITKLPLLPQEVTGVEALKDFSGKFVRPYEPATSRDSVEDLERKISTLKQQLNDAEAELDRIRKGKQKA